One window of the Colias croceus chromosome 5, ilColCroc2.1 genome contains the following:
- the LOC123691662 gene encoding beta-alanine-activating enzyme, with protein sequence MKFKRGYYDVFVNTCANYPSNIAIRHYNNGLYKNYTYSELYGVCEYISQNLQQLNCNKGIIGLITERNIIVPCIIAAAHKCCTTFMFLDPSQDLEPIISEIKFNFIISIKNADDLSSTEIFNKRPEKTITVFNLIIHIYNLQANNLNNSQYGPEYSFIAMTSGSTGDPKHIQVPIKCIQPNVDDLTKLFDIEQRDIIYFSTPLTFDPSMIEILLACMNGASLMIAPEKTDILFPENPDNSITFWQTTPSKFFQFSNADIRNKILSVQSTLKILALGGEPLNGIKRLKELKHANSKTKIFALYGVTEMSCWACVAELDLTKIQNDKEVPLGNSLSETNIVVEPQKQNKSTGKIILMSKTRKCVILNKTKGVDEENSLKFIDTGDMGEIRNGTIYYRGRRDDTIKRFGHKVNLQLIESTIMQCPRVKTCSCVWLPKPLLLVVYFSSETLSSQELSDFLKCKLDDKHWPDKIIRVDNLPTNPHGKISRQILAQMFEKILPLPQSVSSLKLLFLKELKFILNRNFTYEEIKDKDYFSLGGTSFLAISMCNKLCLTCPQFGKLILPHLLSRKSTIEDIMQLAVKELGMEIKPKKRLKRPRSNTESFLSTTQSIKKATEVPSSSNPIDFVVAWSYDTGKCVDASPSLYQHGYKLYVSVGSHSGKIVVIDAISGLMQGLIKVKSRVEAAVYCTSEAPLTAPCGVVGTYDGTIVCFMLESCKELWRINIGCMIKSKATCCRGELYIASYDGNVRCIDVLNGKINEVVNITDQAISADLVLAKKEFVLLGTLSGVCASIHTETKTIVWRGTLSSPVFATPVLYDNDKYVVFAEVNGEIHCRTVEKGIKIWKYQGAKGNIFSSICVREMDKLKWQMIFGCHDNKVYNINIKNFQPSLNWKAELTSPVYSTPCSLSDKLILTASNNGILCILDADSGMIVAEYHLPNETFSTPAVYGDYIYIGCRNDHLFAIKYVLNL encoded by the exons ATGAAGTTCAAGCGAGGATATTACGACGTTTTCGTAAATACATGTGCAAATTATCCTTCAAATATCGCTATAAGGCATTACAATAATGGgctctataaaaattatacgtATTCCGAGCTATACGGCGTTTGCGAATACATATCACAAAACTTACAACAACTCAATTGCAATAAAGGAATTATTGGATTAATAACAGAGAGGAATATTATTGTCCCTTGTATTATAGCTGC TGCACACAAATGTTGTACAACATTCATGTTTCTTGATCCCTCGCAAGACCTGGAACCAATTatatctgaaataaaattcaactttattatATCCATTAAAAATGCAGATGATCTTTCCTCTACAGAAATATTTAACAAGAGGCCAGAGAAAACAATAAcagttttcaatttaattatacatatttataatttgcaaGCCAATAATCTTAATAATTCGCAATATGGGCcagaatattcatttattGCCATGACATCTGGTAGCACAGGGGACCCAAAGCATATACAAGTGCCTATAAAATGCATACAGCCTAATGTGGATGATTTGACTAAACTGTTTGATATAGAACAACGGGACATTATTTACTTCTCCACACCGCTCACATTTGATCCATCAATGATAGAAATCCTTCTTGCATGTATGAATGGAGCTTCACTTATGATAGCTCCGGAAAAAACAGACATATTATTCCCTGAAAATCCAGACAATTCTATAACATTCTGGCAAACAACACCATCAAAGTTTTTCCAGTTTTCAAATGCTGATATAAGGAACAAAATTTTGTCCGTACAGtccactttaaaaatattggcaCTGGGTGGTGAGCCTCTGAATGGAATAAAGAGGTTGAAAGAATTGAAACATGCCAACAGTAAAACAAAGATCTTTGCTCTTTACGGTGTCACGGAGATGTCCTGTTGGGCGTGTGTGGCCGAGTTAGATCTAACCAAAATACAGAATGACAAGGAGGTGCCTCTTGGCAATTCTCTGTCAGAAACTAACATTGTTGTTGAACCacaaaagcaaaataaaagcacagggaaaataattttaa TGAGTAAAACCAGAAAATGtgtgattttaaataaaaccaaagGAGTAGATGAAGAAAACTCTTTAAAATTCATAGATACTGGTGATATGGGGGAAATTCGAAATGGTACCATTTACTATAGGGGTCGAAGAGATGACACCATTAAACGATTTGGCCATAAAGTCAACTTACAACTCATTGAATCCACCATAATGCAATGTCCAAGAGTCAAAACTTGTTCATGTGTGTGGTTGCCAAAACCATTACTtcttgttgtttatttttcatcaGAAACCTTGAGTAGCCAAGAGCTATCTGATTTTCTTAAATGCAAACTAGACGATAAACACTGGCCTGATAAGATAATACGAGTTGACAATTTACCTACTAATCCACATGGCAAAATATCAAGACAAATATTAGCACAGATGTTTGAGAAAATCCTACCGCTACCTCAATCAGTGAGCTCCCtgaaactattatttttaaaagaactaaAATTCATTTTGAATAGAAACTTTACATATGAAGAAATAAAGGACAAAGATTATTTCTCCCTGGGTGGAACTTCATTTCTCGCTATATCTATGtgcaataaattatgtttaacaTGTCCACAATttggtaaattaattttgcccCATCTTCTTTCACGAAAAAGTACAATTGAAGATATAATGCAACTAGCTGTAAAAGAATTAGGCATGGAAATTAAACCAAAAAAGAGATTAAAAAG gcCTCGATCAAATACGGAAAGCTTTTTATCGACAACTCAATCTATTAAGAAGGCAACAGAGGTTCCAAGCAGCTCTAACCCAATAGATTTTGTGGTTGCGTGGTCTTATGACACTGGGAAATGTGTAGATGCGTCGCCATCTCTCTATCAACATGGAta CAAGCTCTATGTGTCAGTGGGCAGCCACTCCGGCAAAATAGTCGTAATCGACGCAATCAGTGGCTTGATGCAAGGGCTGATTAAAGTGAAATCAAGGGTCGAAGCCGCTGTATACTGTACCAGTGAGGCTCCTTTAACCGCTCCTTGTGGTGTAGTCGGTACTTATGATGGTACTATCGTATGCTTCATGCTAGAGAGTTGCAAGGAATTGTGGAGAATTAACATCGGCTGTATGATTAAAAGCAAGGCCACGTGCTGTAGAGGCGAGCTGTATATCGCGTCCTATGATGGGAACGTACGATGTATTGATGTTTTG AATGGAAAAATAAACGAAGTAGTGAATATAACTGATCAAGCTATATCCGCGGATCTAGTGCTTGCCAAAAAGGAATTCGTTCTCCTCGGAACACTTTCAGGTGTATGTGCAAGCATACACACGGAAACAAAGACAATAGTGTGGCGCGGAACGCTCAGTAGCCCAGTATTTGCTACACCTGTCCTCTATGATAATGACAAATATGTAGTTTTTGCTGAGGTGAACGGTGAAATTCACTGCCGGACTGTCGAGAAAGGGATTAAG ATATGGAAATATCAAGGGGCCAAAGGAAATATTTTCTCTTCTATTTGTGTCCGGGAAATGGACAAACTTAAGTGGCAGATGATATTTGGATGTCACGACAACAAAGTTtacaacataaatataaagaacttTCAACCAAGTCTAAATTGGAAAGCTGAACTAACTTCACCTGTGTATTCAACACCATGCAGTTTGagtgataaattaattttaacagcATCAAACAATGGAATACTGTGTATTTTAGATGCAGATTCAGGAATGATAGTAGCAGAGTATCATTTGCCAAATGAAACATTCTCTACTCCAGCTGTGTATGGTGACTACATATACATCGGCTGCAGAAATGACCATTTGTTTgccataaaatatgtactgaaTCTGTAA
- the LOC123691663 gene encoding rab GDP dissociation inhibitor alpha — protein MDEEYDAIVLGTGLKECIISGMLSVSGKKVLHIDRNKYYGGESASITPLEELFSKFNAPAPDETYGRGRDWNVDLIPKFLMANGLLVKLLIHTGVTRYLEFKSIEGSYVYKGGKISKVPVDQKEALASDLMGMFEKRRFRNFLIYVQDFQEDDPKTWKDFDPTTANMQALYDKFGLDRNTQDFTGHALALYLDDNYLQQPASQTIRRIKLYSDSLARYGKSPYLYPMYGLGELPQGFARLSAIYGGTYMLDKPIDEIVLGEGGRVVGVRSGNEVAKCKQVYCDPSYVPDRVRKKGQVIRCICLLDHPINNTKDALSTQIIIPQKQVGRNSDIYVSVVSYTHQVAAKGWFVAMVSTTVETNDPESEIKPGIDLLGPIRQKFVSVTDYYEPTDDGSQSQIFISESYDATTHFETTCLDVLKIYKRGTGEDFDFSKVKVELGEEDQ, from the coding sequence ATGGATGAAGAATACGATGCGATTGTGCTCGGCACAGGACTTAAAGAATGTATCATTAGTGGAATGCTTTCTGTGTCGGGAAAGAAGGTTCTACACATTGATCGTAACAAGTATTACGGAGGAGAGTCTGCGTCAATTACCCCGTTAGAAGAATTATTCTCTAAGTTCAATGCTCCGGCTCCGGATGAGACATACGGCAGAGGTCGCGATTGGAATGTGGACTTGATTCCCAAATTTTTGATGGCCAATGGCTTGCTTGTCAAACTTCTTATCCATACGGGCGTCACCCGGTATCTGGAATTCAAGTCAATTGAAGGCAGTTACGTATACAAGGGTGGTAAGATCTCCAAGGTGCCAGTTGACCAAAAAGAAGCACTCGCATCGGATCTTATGGGTATGTTTGAGAAGAGGCGTTTCCGCAACTTCTTGATCTACGTTCAAGACTTCCAAGAAGATGATCCCAAGACTTGGAAGGATTTCGATCCAACTACCGCTAATATGCAAGCTCTTTATGACAAATTTGGTCTCGACCGTAACACTCAAGATTTCACTGGACACGCTCTGGCTCTTTATCTGGATGACAACTATCTTCAGCAACCAGCTAGTCAAACCATACGTCGTATCAAACTGTATTCCGATTCACTCGCACGGTACGGTAAGTCTCCTTACTTGTACCCCATGTATGGCCTAGGTGAGTTGCCACAAGGATTTGCTCGTCTGTCTGCTATCTATGGAGGCACTTACATGTTGGATAAGCCTATTGACGAGATTGTGCTCGGAGAGGGAGGAAGGGTTGTTGGTGTCCGCTCCGGTAATGAGGTAGCCAAGTGTAAGCAGGTTTACTGCGATCCCAGCTATGTCCCTGATAGAGTCCGCAAGAAGGGCCAGGTGATCCGATGCATTTGCTTGTTGGATCATCCTATCAACAACACCAAGGATGCTCTATCAACCCAGATCATTATTCCACAAAAGCAGGTGGGCAGGAATTCTGACATTTATGTATCTGTGGTGTCCTACACACACCAAGTCGCTGCCAAAGGCTGGTTCGTAGCTATGGTGTCTACAACAGTGGAGACCAATGACCCTGAGTCTGAGATCAAACCTGGTATTGACCTATTGGGTCCCATCAGACAGAAGTTTGTATCAGTAACCGACTACTATGAACCAACTGATGATGGAAGCCAGAGCCAAATCTTCATATCGGAATCTTATGATGCTACCACTCACTTTGAGACCACTTGTTTAGATGTTCTTAAAATCTACAAGAGGGGAACAGGTGAAGATTTTGATTTCTCCAAAGTTAAGGTGGAATTGGGAGAGGAAGATCAATAA